One candidate division WOR-3 bacterium genomic window carries:
- the accD gene encoding acetyl-CoA carboxylase, carboxyltransferase subunit beta gives MPGPERSTSRSQTPDGLWLRCEGCSEILYRKSLESNFFVCTRCGHHFRITPEQYIAIILDHATFEELDADLSPTDPLEFPGYLEKLRESQAKTGRRDAFVYGRGSISGIPVVFGVMDFGFMGGSMGSVVGEKVARAVRLARTERRPLVIVATSGGARMQESMLSLMQMAKTSAELALLREAKVPFISVPVDPCTGGVSASFAMLGDINISEPGALIGFAGRRVIEGTIGEKLPAGFQQAEFLLKHGFLDMVVPRRDLKDTLAKILGILWQAKTE, from the coding sequence ATGCCTGGTCCGGAACGCTCAACAAGTCGGTCCCAGACTCCGGACGGCCTGTGGCTGCGCTGCGAAGGCTGTTCAGAAATCCTCTACCGTAAGAGTCTTGAGTCAAACTTCTTTGTCTGCACCCGGTGCGGCCACCATTTCCGCATCACTCCGGAGCAGTACATCGCCATCATCCTCGATCACGCCACGTTCGAGGAACTGGATGCAGACCTGTCGCCGACTGACCCGCTTGAGTTTCCCGGATACCTTGAAAAGCTAAGAGAGTCCCAGGCCAAGACCGGCCGGCGCGATGCATTCGTCTACGGCCGGGGCAGCATTTCCGGCATTCCAGTCGTTTTTGGCGTGATGGACTTCGGGTTCATGGGTGGTTCGATGGGCTCGGTTGTTGGCGAGAAAGTTGCGCGCGCAGTCCGGCTTGCCCGCACTGAGCGCCGACCACTCGTAATCGTCGCCACCTCAGGCGGTGCGCGCATGCAGGAGTCAATGCTTTCACTCATGCAGATGGCCAAGACCTCGGCCGAGCTCGCTCTTCTAAGAGAAGCCAAAGTGCCTTTCATCTCGGTTCCGGTTGACCCCTGTACCGGCGGCGTGTCGGCATCATTTGCCATGCTCGGCGATATCAACATCTCCGAACCCGGAGCACTCATCGGATTCGCCGGCCGCCGGGTAATCGAAGGCACCATTGGCGAGAAATTACCGGCTGGCTTCCAACAGGCTGAGTTTCTTCTCAAACATGGTTTCCTCGACATGGTTGTACCACGTCGCGACCTCAAAGACACGCTCGCAAAGATACTAGGCATCCTGTGGCAGGCAAAGACCGAATGA
- a CDS encoding DUF554 domain-containing protein — MVGTLVNVGAVIAGSVIGLVVRARLPERLTRITFQGIGLFSLAIGVSMAIKTANWLVVVFSIVPGAIAGELIDIDRHLVRLGDWLKLRWPGGRTVGQSSDDVQAHGRPDRFAEGMVAAFLLFCMGSMTVLGAMEEGMGKAPNLLLAKSVLDGFAAVALAAAYGIGVVFSVIPLLVYQGGLSLLAAAAQKALSGPVVNEVSAVGGLLLIGLGINLLEIKQVKVLNMLPALVFAGVLAWLLVRG, encoded by the coding sequence ATGGTCGGTACTCTGGTGAATGTCGGAGCCGTGATTGCCGGTAGCGTCATCGGTCTTGTTGTCCGCGCAAGGCTACCCGAAAGGCTGACAAGAATCACATTCCAGGGCATCGGTCTTTTCTCACTGGCAATCGGCGTCAGTATGGCAATCAAGACCGCAAACTGGCTTGTTGTTGTTTTCAGCATTGTGCCGGGCGCGATTGCGGGCGAGCTTATTGACATTGACCGACATCTTGTCCGTCTCGGTGATTGGCTGAAGCTGAGGTGGCCAGGTGGCCGAACAGTCGGGCAGTCGAGTGATGATGTGCAAGCGCACGGCCGGCCAGACCGGTTTGCCGAGGGGATGGTCGCAGCTTTTCTTCTCTTCTGTATGGGTTCGATGACGGTCCTGGGCGCGATGGAGGAAGGGATGGGCAAGGCGCCTAACCTCTTGCTTGCCAAGTCCGTACTCGACGGGTTTGCTGCGGTGGCCTTGGCCGCCGCATATGGGATTGGGGTGGTATTCTCGGTGATTCCGCTGCTTGTGTATCAGGGCGGGCTCAGTCTGCTTGCTGCAGCGGCACAGAAGGCACTGTCTGGGCCGGTCGTGAACGAGGTGAGCGCGGTCGGCGGGCTTCTGCTTATCGGGCTTGGCATCAACCTTCTGGAAATCAAACAGGTAAAGGTATTGAACATGCTGCCAGCGCTTGTTTTTGCCGGAGTGCTGGCCTGGTTGCTTGTGCGTGGCTAG
- the ugpC gene encoding sn-glycerol-3-phosphate ABC transporter ATP-binding protein UgpC, which produces MSRILLKDLTKTFDRNVVAVDHVTLEVKDTEFFVLVGPSGCGKSTVLRLIAGLEEATSGEIYIGERLVNSVEPKDRDVAMVFQNYALYPHMSVYDNMAFALKLRKVPKPEIRKRVLEAAAVLGIESLLERKPAALSGGQRQRVAVGRAIVRNPRVFLFDEPLSNLDAKLRVGMRAELARLHQRLETTVFYVTHDQVEAMTLGQRIGVMKDGRLLQVADPLTLYNRPVNRFVAGFIGSPPMNFLEGRLAQNPLRFVHPSFTLELPPALAGPLAPVGTGPVILGVRPEDVQISASPSIRAGVEVAELMGNENILYLQLGGSSLIARVAPRYAPKPGTGVDISFDLSRLIFFDPATEAALTG; this is translated from the coding sequence GTGAGCCGCATTCTACTCAAGGACCTGACCAAGACCTTTGACCGGAACGTGGTTGCCGTTGACCACGTTACCCTTGAGGTGAAGGACACGGAGTTCTTCGTCCTTGTCGGCCCTTCGGGCTGTGGCAAGTCAACGGTCCTTCGCCTTATCGCTGGCCTCGAAGAAGCTACCTCCGGAGAAATCTACATCGGCGAGCGGTTGGTCAACTCGGTCGAGCCCAAGGATAGAGATGTTGCCATGGTATTCCAGAACTACGCGCTTTACCCGCACATGAGCGTGTACGACAACATGGCATTTGCTCTGAAATTGAGAAAGGTACCGAAGCCTGAAATCAGAAAGCGGGTGCTTGAGGCGGCAGCGGTCCTGGGCATCGAAAGCCTGCTCGAACGCAAGCCCGCGGCGCTTTCCGGCGGCCAGCGCCAGCGGGTCGCAGTTGGTCGCGCCATCGTCCGCAACCCCAGGGTGTTCCTGTTCGATGAACCGCTCTCCAACCTCGACGCCAAACTCCGGGTCGGCATGCGGGCCGAACTCGCAAGACTCCATCAGCGGCTTGAGACGACGGTGTTCTACGTAACCCACGACCAGGTTGAAGCAATGACCCTGGGCCAGCGCATCGGCGTAATGAAGGACGGCAGGCTTCTCCAAGTCGCAGACCCCCTGACGCTCTACAACCGGCCGGTCAACCGGTTTGTGGCCGGCTTCATCGGTTCGCCACCGATGAATTTCCTCGAAGGCCGGCTCGCCCAGAACCCGCTCCGCTTCGTTCATCCCTCCTTCACGCTCGAACTGCCACCAGCACTTGCCGGGCCGCTTGCGCCGGTCGGAACCGGCCCGGTCATCCTGGGCGTGCGGCCCGAAGATGTCCAGATTTCGGCTTCTCCTTCCATTCGCGCCGGGGTCGAGGTCGCCGAACTAATGGGCAACGAGAACATCCTCTATCTGCAACTCGGCGGAAGTTCGCTGATTGCCAGAGTAGCGCCGCGCTACGCGCCGAAACCCGGCACCGGCGTTGACATTAGCTTCGACCTATCCCGGCTCATTTTCTTCGACCCTGCGACCGAAGCCGCGCTCACCGGCTAG
- a CDS encoding helix-turn-helix domain-containing protein, whose translation MAADTARKRSDAAIRLGAALRALRRRAGLRQADVAKLMGKTGRGAKTIVCRLENGYYEQPKKDTLVRYARACAAGPNEIASILGLSETIAKPLAPTPPAANCPIQTQAQPQVRIEPQVTAGSVQSLIQEKKPKKPRRQKTREQELAVIERQAQRLFGQTMLEAVLYDILKSGLPPEAVQEQKALAEHGRKTFKLLARTRQSRLRLREKTLECKGITPEQVKQVEEIISRLFSAMEEAGDLDRRPSVDPEQVLAGIQKLVPPHKAEDRIMDELRQELAKWASARDAVTHQIRAEYAKLLTEQGLTADQVNRLCFSLLSFCTIAEENPDKETRQQMAQELAARARTEATKQQLLSMAEYVFRRWDELKTQIPPRPRALQGTQG comes from the coding sequence ATGGCTGCGGACACAGCTCGAAAACGCTCGGATGCGGCTATCAGGTTGGGTGCGGCTTTACGCGCGTTGCGCAGGCGAGCGGGCCTGAGGCAGGCAGATGTTGCCAAACTGATGGGCAAAACAGGCAGAGGCGCAAAGACCATTGTGTGCCGGCTAGAAAATGGATACTACGAACAGCCGAAAAAGGATACGCTCGTCCGATACGCCAGGGCCTGCGCCGCGGGCCCGAACGAGATTGCCAGTATCCTGGGTCTGAGCGAAACTATTGCTAAACCACTCGCACCTACTCCCCCTGCCGCAAACTGTCCCATCCAGACCCAGGCCCAACCACAAGTGCGGATTGAACCGCAGGTCACGGCTGGCAGCGTGCAATCGCTGATTCAGGAAAAGAAACCGAAGAAACCAAGAAGGCAGAAGACACGGGAACAAGAATTGGCGGTAATTGAGCGACAAGCACAGCGTCTATTCGGCCAGACAATGCTTGAAGCGGTACTCTACGACATCCTGAAATCAGGTCTGCCTCCCGAGGCTGTGCAAGAACAAAAGGCTCTGGCTGAACACGGCCGCAAGACATTCAAGCTATTGGCCCGGACCCGTCAGTCCCGGCTCCGCCTGCGCGAAAAGACGCTGGAGTGTAAGGGAATAACACCAGAGCAGGTAAAGCAGGTCGAGGAAATCATCAGCCGGCTGTTCAGTGCAATGGAGGAAGCTGGCGACCTGGACCGCCGGCCTTCAGTTGACCCTGAGCAGGTCTTGGCCGGCATCCAGAAGCTCGTGCCACCACACAAGGCCGAGGACCGCATCATGGACGAACTGCGCCAGGAACTGGCAAAATGGGCCAGCGCCAGAGACGCGGTCACACACCAGATCAGAGCTGAGTACGCAAAGCTGCTTACCGAACAAGGCCTGACCGCAGACCAGGTCAACCGGCTTTGCTTCAGTCTGCTGTCATTCTGCACGATAGCCGAGGAAAATCCGGATAAAGAAACGCGGCAGCAAATGGCCCAGGAACTTGCGGCCCGGGCCAGAACCGAAGCGACAAAGCAACAGCTCCTCAGCATGGCCGAGTACGTATTCCGGCGCTGGGACGAACTGAAGACCCAAATACCGCCAAGACCGCGGGCGCTCCAGGGAACACAAGGATGA